In Eleutherodactylus coqui strain aEleCoq1 chromosome 4, aEleCoq1.hap1, whole genome shotgun sequence, the following are encoded in one genomic region:
- the RCSD1 gene encoding capZ-interacting protein isoform X2, with protein sequence MEGKSAESATAEESAPPSVAKLAGLFGDTLNSPRKEVPAYKPTRRKPPCSLPLPKLEVNNNGDEKLSPPQSQVPKIKVKSSPLIEKLQANLAFAPASLLPGPSPKSPGLKTMASPWSTPPSTPSSPIVQQPHSSNIEESPVSFEQPPDGAHLQGHKIRTRGSIKRRPPSRKFRKSQSDMDFDIETMNTIAKENGDKSDEGDAALRDKQDGDATSEAKNSPSEDKTSENQKSNQEDPAKQEEAGGEANAEHKECKQGEKPNKEEGKSGTSETETPATEQEPLNAEKKSEDPGEEQDKEDSNEQNKSDGDDKPEK encoded by the exons gggaaatcAGCAGAAAGTGCCACCGCCGAAGAGTCAGCGCCACCATCTGTTGCCAAGCTCGCCGGCTTATTCGGTGACACCTTGAACAGTCCAAGAAAAGAG GTTCCAGCATATAAACCGACCAGAAGGAAACCGCCATGCTCACTGCCATTGCCTAAGCTCGAGGTCAATAATAATGGGGATGAG AAACTATCTCCCCCACAGTCACAGGTGCCTAAAATCAAGGTGAAGAGTTCCCCTCTTATTGAGAAACTTCAG GCTAATTTGGCCTTTGCTCCTGCATCACTTCTCCCAGGACCATCCCCAAAGAGCCCTGGATTAAAAACCATGGCCTCACCATGGAGCACTCCTCCATCAACACCCAGCAGCCCCATTGTCCAACAACCACATTCCAGCAACATAGAAGAATCACCAGTGAGTTTTGAACAACCACCAGATGGCGCTCATCTCCAAGGCCACAAG ATCCGCACAAGAGGTTCCATAAAGAGGAGACCTCCCAGTCGAAAGTTTAGAAAATCCCAGTCCGACATGGACTTTGACATTGAAACAATGAACACAATAGCTAAAGAGAATGGAGATAAGTCAGACGAGGGCGACGCTGCTCTGAGGGACAAGCAAGACGGAGATGCAACATCGGAGGCAAAAAATTCACCATCTGAAGACAAGACATCGGAGAACCAAAAAAGTAACCAGGAAGACCCTGCCAAACAGGAGGAAGCAGGAGGGGAGGCCAACGCCGAGCATAAAGAGTGCAAACAGGGGGAGAAACCCAACAAAGAAGAGGGGAAATCGGGTACGAGTGAGACGGAGACGCCGGCGACAGAACAAGAGCCGCTGAACGCAGAAAAGAAGAGTGAAGATCCAGGAGAAGAGCAAGATAAGGAAGACAGCAATGAACAAAATAAGTCTGATGGGGAT GATAAACCTGAAAAGTGA
- the RCSD1 gene encoding capZ-interacting protein isoform X1 has protein sequence MTFFAVIFRGPADICPSPHTQSDSWGNLGKSAESATAEESAPPSVAKLAGLFGDTLNSPRKEVPAYKPTRRKPPCSLPLPKLEVNNNGDEKLSPPQSQVPKIKVKSSPLIEKLQANLAFAPASLLPGPSPKSPGLKTMASPWSTPPSTPSSPIVQQPHSSNIEESPVSFEQPPDGAHLQGHKIRTRGSIKRRPPSRKFRKSQSDMDFDIETMNTIAKENGDKSDEGDAALRDKQDGDATSEAKNSPSEDKTSENQKSNQEDPAKQEEAGGEANAEHKECKQGEKPNKEEGKSGTSETETPATEQEPLNAEKKSEDPGEEQDKEDSNEQNKSDGDDKPEK, from the exons gggaaatcAGCAGAAAGTGCCACCGCCGAAGAGTCAGCGCCACCATCTGTTGCCAAGCTCGCCGGCTTATTCGGTGACACCTTGAACAGTCCAAGAAAAGAG GTTCCAGCATATAAACCGACCAGAAGGAAACCGCCATGCTCACTGCCATTGCCTAAGCTCGAGGTCAATAATAATGGGGATGAG AAACTATCTCCCCCACAGTCACAGGTGCCTAAAATCAAGGTGAAGAGTTCCCCTCTTATTGAGAAACTTCAG GCTAATTTGGCCTTTGCTCCTGCATCACTTCTCCCAGGACCATCCCCAAAGAGCCCTGGATTAAAAACCATGGCCTCACCATGGAGCACTCCTCCATCAACACCCAGCAGCCCCATTGTCCAACAACCACATTCCAGCAACATAGAAGAATCACCAGTGAGTTTTGAACAACCACCAGATGGCGCTCATCTCCAAGGCCACAAG ATCCGCACAAGAGGTTCCATAAAGAGGAGACCTCCCAGTCGAAAGTTTAGAAAATCCCAGTCCGACATGGACTTTGACATTGAAACAATGAACACAATAGCTAAAGAGAATGGAGATAAGTCAGACGAGGGCGACGCTGCTCTGAGGGACAAGCAAGACGGAGATGCAACATCGGAGGCAAAAAATTCACCATCTGAAGACAAGACATCGGAGAACCAAAAAAGTAACCAGGAAGACCCTGCCAAACAGGAGGAAGCAGGAGGGGAGGCCAACGCCGAGCATAAAGAGTGCAAACAGGGGGAGAAACCCAACAAAGAAGAGGGGAAATCGGGTACGAGTGAGACGGAGACGCCGGCGACAGAACAAGAGCCGCTGAACGCAGAAAAGAAGAGTGAAGATCCAGGAGAAGAGCAAGATAAGGAAGACAGCAATGAACAAAATAAGTCTGATGGGGAT GATAAACCTGAAAAGTGA